The Campylobacter sp. CNRCH_2014_0184h genome has a window encoding:
- a CDS encoding universal stress protein, which translates to MEKILVCVDVLEPCRESLHYGVYLAKKLDLPLMFLYTIEPNFTNAELACSFGIGASGCVIEDLVEEQSQKNENLCKKGQRILEEFCTYAKEQGVKECFSVQRDGDLEEVLKEYNDQIRLAIAGLKGGGKKNKIGIHTEELVRALNVPILLVNSAFKEIKSVMMAYDGSNLAKKAIEQAIKRPIFKEAKRYVVNVSKDEKASYELLTQVSQIFKEANLNVQTQHLNGEITQALFDFGEQNDIDLLIMGAYSHHWLKSILFGSLTNDILTKAKKPLLLIR; encoded by the coding sequence ATGGAAAAAATTCTAGTTTGTGTGGATGTTTTAGAGCCTTGTAGGGAAAGTTTGCATTATGGGGTGTATTTAGCTAAAAAGCTAGATTTACCTTTAATGTTTTTATATACCATAGAACCAAATTTTACTAATGCTGAATTAGCTTGTAGTTTTGGTATAGGTGCTAGCGGGTGCGTGATTGAAGATTTAGTAGAAGAGCAAAGCCAAAAAAATGAAAATCTTTGCAAAAAAGGGCAAAGAATTTTAGAAGAATTTTGCACTTATGCAAAAGAACAAGGTGTAAAAGAATGCTTTAGTGTACAAAGAGATGGAGATTTAGAAGAAGTTTTAAAAGAATATAATGATCAAATAAGATTAGCTATAGCAGGTTTAAAAGGCGGAGGTAAGAAAAACAAAATAGGCATTCATACAGAAGAATTAGTAAGAGCTTTAAATGTGCCTATTTTGCTTGTAAATTCTGCTTTTAAAGAGATTAAAAGTGTGATGATGGCTTACGATGGGAGTAATTTAGCTAAAAAGGCTATAGAACAAGCCATTAAAAGACCTATTTTTAAAGAAGCAAAACGTTATGTAGTAAATGTATCTAAAGATGAAAAAGCTTCTTATGAGTTATTAACTCAAGTAAGTCAAATTTTTAAAGAAGCAAATTTAAATGTGCAAACTCAGCATTTAAATGGAGAGATTACTCAGGCTTTATTTGATTTTGGTGAGCAAAATGATATAGATTTATTGATTATGGGAGCTTATTCACATCACTGGTTAAAAAGTATTTTATTTGGTAGTTTGACAAATGATATTTTAACTAAGGCTAAAAAACCTTTATTGCTGATTCGCTAA
- a CDS encoding ion channel, which yields MLHHRLLNHYISIYHKSTKQFLFVWTLLAMVPLFCSFLFDELAIYATGKITSEILFLILNIIPIMVAVALMVFLLISIWAAFSGKINIKEKFFIILYAYVLIWFAYGNLYYFSCDVDNYNRMLIATQKNENLDIADLQEKVIEVQFQTPIRGIHNFWSLNDELKPQIQNRIKGLVDCYYFSGVTMLTIGFGDVTPVSSLLRLFSVFQGFLGQVIVVIAMGLWINQVGKQ from the coding sequence ATGTTGCACCATAGACTTTTAAATCATTATATTAGCATTTATCACAAAAGTACCAAACAATTTCTTTTTGTTTGGACTTTGCTTGCTATGGTGCCTTTGTTTTGTAGTTTTTTATTTGATGAACTTGCTATTTATGCAACAGGTAAAATTACTTCTGAAATTTTATTTTTAATTTTAAATATTATTCCTATTATGGTGGCTGTGGCATTGATGGTTTTTTTGCTTATTAGTATTTGGGCTGCTTTTAGTGGAAAGATTAATATTAAAGAAAAATTTTTTATTATTTTATATGCATATGTTTTGATATGGTTTGCGTATGGAAATTTGTATTATTTTTCTTGTGATGTAGATAATTACAATAGAATGTTAATTGCTACTCAAAAAAATGAAAATCTAGATATTGCGGATTTGCAAGAAAAAGTTATAGAAGTGCAATTTCAAACACCTATAAGAGGAATTCATAATTTTTGGTCTTTAAATGATGAGTTAAAACCTCAAATTCAAAATAGAATAAAAGGTTTGGTTGATTGTTATTATTTTAGCGGAGTTACTATGCTAACGATAGGCTTTGGCGATGTAACGCCTGTTAGTTCTTTGTTAAGATTATTTAGCGTATTTCAAGGATTTTTAGGGCAGGTTATTGTTGTGATTGCTATGGGGCTTTGGATTAATCAAGTAGGTAAGCAATAG
- a CDS encoding BspA family leucine-rich repeat surface protein: protein MFTPKTKCELVALVREELIALDEIDVSLITDMSYLFYYSTRTNFDGIEKWDVSNVKDMSYMFYCCKSFNHDISKWNVKNVENMEGMFFDCESFDQDLSSWNMSNVKDTKYMFCNCLKFNHKVENWDVHNAITMAHMFENCKQFDQDLSRWDVHNAKTMAFLLHNCTNFHYDVKKLDIDKNCNIQKILGHEEIQNKYAIKH from the coding sequence ATGTTTACGCCTAAAACTAAATGTGAATTAGTTGCTCTTGTTAGAGAAGAGCTTATTGCCTTAGATGAAATCGATGTAAGCTTAATTACGGATATGTCTTATTTATTCTATTATTCCACTAGAACCAACTTTGATGGTATAGAAAAATGGGATGTGTCAAATGTTAAAGATATGTCTTATATGTTTTATTGCTGCAAAAGCTTTAATCATGATATTTCTAAATGGAATGTTAAAAATGTTGAAAACATGGAAGGAATGTTTTTTGATTGTGAATCTTTTGATCAAGACTTATCTTCTTGGAATATGTCAAATGTAAAAGATACTAAATACATGTTTTGTAATTGTCTTAAATTCAACCATAAAGTAGAAAATTGGGATGTGCATAATGCCATTACAATGGCACATATGTTTGAAAATTGCAAACAATTTGATCAAGATTTGTCAAGATGGGATGTACATAATGCTAAAACAATGGCGTTTTTATTGCACAATTGTACTAATTTTCACTATGATGTTAAAAAATTAGATATTGATAAAAATTGTAATATCCAAAAAATACTAGGACATGAAGAAATACAAAATAAATATGCTATAAAACATTAA